The following nucleotide sequence is from Triticum dicoccoides isolate Atlit2015 ecotype Zavitan chromosome 7B, WEW_v2.0, whole genome shotgun sequence.
ATTCCGACATGCCGAGCGGGGGTAGGCGGCTGCCGCCGTGGACGTCGCCGAGGGGCGCGGCGGAGGCGGTACCGCAGAGGCGGAGCCCCTGCACCCCCGCCGGTTCCGGGAACCACGTCACTCCGCCCTTGAGCGCCGGCTGCTGCTCGTACCGCGTCACCCCGCCCGTGAGCGGCGGCGGGTGTTCCCGGCCGCCAAGGGCGCCGCCGGCGGTCGATTCCCCGTACCTGAGAGCGAAGCAGGCGCAGGTAATACGATCGAGCACCACCATCAGGTGCAATTTCTTCTTCTTCAGGTTCCAAAATTGAGCGCTATATCTATCTGGTTCTGGCCATTACCAATCGGGCTGGCTAAATTGATGCAATTCTTCAGGGTAATTGCGGAACTGAAATTTAGGAGGGAACCTGATTTTCACCTAACGTGTGTACCCCCAGTGCCCAGTGTACTAGTGATAACAGTTAGTGCTAGCTTCCTTGACTTGCACAGTTGCATGCAAAGCTCAAATGCCACCAGGCTGCCTCAATTGTTAAGACCACAGCGCTCTTTTGTGAAAAATCATTGGCATCCATTTTCCTGGGGCCAAATGTCAATAAATATGCATCATGGGCCTGAGTCAATTCATTTAATTTTGTCTTCAATGAACCTATCATTGTTCTTTTAGTTGCATCGTAATGGTATTCTGTAATAACTGCAGCTTGCTGAATCTCATGAGATGCTAAATTCACCAAATCCTCGAGTAGTGTATGGGAGAGAAGGATGCAGTAGCTTTGAAGCTTAGTATTTTTCCAGTGAAAAACCATTATATGGCTGTTTCACACCATCTTCAGTTGTATCAGAACATCTGTTAACTGCATAAAAAAGAGAAATATGAAAGTAGACTCCCTGGCATAAATAATAATTTTGGGAAAAAATGACATTAGCCTAAAGTGGCACGGAAGTTTTGCCCTTCTACATATGTCTAGGTGAGTAGGTGTTCTATTACCGGAAGTTTGTTGTATCAAAAGATTATATCGAAACGGTTTGGCAAGATGTGATGGTGTACTGCACTATTATGTTTGTGTCTGACTAGTAGTTGTAACAGGTGCTCATTCTGCCTGATGCTATGAAATGCTTCTGTGCATTACCTGCTTTTCCACAGTGTATTTTTTTTTATCTGTGGCACTTGCAGACTTGTGAATCAATCAAGATGCATTTACAATCTTGATCTTAAAAGCTTTTGTAAGATAAGCTTGTGTTTCTCTTTGTTTCCTCACTTTGCTTCTGTTATTCCAGTTAATTGAAAAGGATCCAAACAAGGCAGTTCCATTGTTCTGGGCAGCTATTAACAGCGGTGAACGAATTGAGAGTGCACTGAAGGATATGGCTACTGTACTGAAACAAGCAAATCGGGCTGAAGAAGCCATTGAAGCGATAAGATCCTTCCGTGACCGTTGTCCAAATGAAGCTCAGGAGTCTCTTGACAATATTCTTCTTGACCTATACAAGGTATCTCGGTCCTGTAAATTTACGTATATAAGCTAAATGTTTCTTCTGAAGCCCACTTTTGACGTTTGATTATACTAGTAGATCCTGAACACATTAATATATTGCGCAAACCCATACGAAAAAGTCATCAGCTAATAATAAACCCATACCACATTTGTGTATGAATAGTTAGCCTAATATTGATAAAAATCTTGTCTGTGTTGAACCAGAAATGCGGTAGGACAAAAGAACAGATTGAAATGCTGACAGTGAAGCTGAGAATGGTTGACGAGGATCTAGCTTCTGGCCGGTGGAAAGCAAAGCTGTCTAAATCTCATGGAAGAGTAGTCTATCTCTCTCTGAGGGATGAAAAGGCAAGGTAATAAAAGTCTTTCGCACATCTTCATTTGTCCCGCAAACGCCATTCTAAGCCTCTGCTTTGTCATGAAGGTTGTTGGGTAACCTTGCCTGGGCCTATATGCAGTCTGAAAACTACGAGGAGGCTGaaatgctctacaggtatatcTATGTTGGTGATGGACTTATCAAGCTGATGTGGATTTCATTAGACATGATCGTATTCTCTTGAAATTCTCAATCCTTTTTTTGGTGCTATTTATAAGAATAATATTATGGcaccattgtactccctccgttcaaataTACACACGCCCTCAAATTTTGAAATTAAATTTGGCCATGAATTTTACTAAAAAAGTATGAATTATATgccacaaaaattatatcattgggttCGTATTTGAATGAGGTTTCCAATGGTGTAACTCTTATGGCATACAACTCATATTTTGTTAGTCAAATTTAGGCTTGAAATTTGAGGGGACCTTTTATAtttgacagagggagtagtttatcAGTCCGCATCAAGGATGCAGAAATGACTGTTCTCAGCACTGATAAATGCTGATACTAGTAGAAGTGGACCCTGTTTTTTCTGTCATAACCTCATGCATCATTTCCAGTAAAGCTTGTTCAACTAAATCCAGCTGCTACTGACTTGGCGTTTGACACTTGCAGGCAAGCTCTTGCTATGGAAGCTGATTATAACAAAGAGTGTAATTTGGCCATCTGCTTGATGAAGATGGGAAAGGTAGCTGAAGCTAAATACCTTCTGCAACCTATACCTTACAACTGCAAAGATGAAAACCATTTGAGATCTTTTGCACGGGCTACTGAAATGCTTAGGGAACTTGAGTCACAAACACTCCCTTCTCCCATAACACAGATGAAGTCTAAAGATTCACAGATTTTACTTGCTGCTGATGTGGAGAGTCTTGAATATCTACATCCACAAATATTCTCTAGTTCTTCAACTCAACTGAATTATGAAGAACTGCAAGCTTCAGTTTCAGTGCATACAGAGAAGCGTGAGGATTGCAACTCACAAGTGCTTCCATCTCCGGTAACTCAGTTGAAGCGTAAAGGACCACAAATTATGGTTGCTACTGATGAAGAGAAGAATGGACAAAGTCTGCAGGAGTACCAATATCTTTCAAGACTGTTCAATGATGCTGCCACACCACAGTCTCAACTTGAGAAACTACGAAAGCGGCTGGTAAGAAAGGACAGACCAAATATCAGCACAAAGAATCAAGTTCAAACTCCTAGCTCAGCTGAATGCCTGCCAAACCCTAATGGTACCATGGATGCTAGTGAGAACGCTGTGCAAGAGGGGTTGGTTGATGGTGGTCGAAAAGCGTGGGCTGACATGGTTGAGGAGGATGAACAGCAGCTGGGCGATGGCAAGAACACTAGCGCGCAAGGTGAGAGCAGCAAGGATGCAAGTGAGCAGAGGGACAAAACATCATCATCTTCTCAAGGAAGCAGCAGCCTCAAAACCCCGGTCGCGGGTGTTCCGCGACAAAGTTCATCTGCAGGTTCATGGAGACGTAACGACTCCAGAATGTCGACAGATGAGAACGTGAACCGGAGTTTTGCGAGGACAGCTCCAGCATGGAAGCAGCAGAAGGTTCAAGATCACAGCAATCGAGTCTGCCAAATGCTCAACACGATGCATCTCAATGAGAAAGCTCAAGGCACCAAGCAAACACCATGGAGAAGCAGTGCAGCTCAGCGTTCACTTTTCCACAGTCATGTACCATTCGGTGACAATGGACACTCTCAGGGTGCCAATCACACCGAGGCCACTAACCGGTGGCCGAAGAACGCGGCGAGCACAAGACCATGGAGGCCACAGAACCGCTTGCGGGTCTTCCAGGAAATAACAAATGAGATGAAGCAAAATGTTGCATAGCTACATCTTTATTCTTCAGTCACCGTTGATGTAAGTTCTTACTAGTAAGTAGTTGTTGTTTCCCACCAGAGATGGGAAGAGCACTAGCATTGGAGTGAGCAAATCAATGCAACAATCATGTAGAGCCAAGGAAACAATCATGTAGAGCCAAGGAACTCGCCGAATATCATCACTGGTCCATATTATTAACAATGCACTTTCTTCAAATCCAAGTAGACAGTAGTATCTTTTCAGCTGCATATATATTTTTCCTTTGTCACCCCAAGTAATAATTTAACCTGTAAAAGATGGTAAGTAAAACCCTACTGCGATTTTTCCTTTTGCAGCAGTGTTCACTGCTGCTTACCATGCATATACTACTAACACTAGCGTCCTTGTACCTTTTGGCACTACTGTTTAGATGTTACTGCGTGGCTCATTTGCTGAGCACATGTGGTTTCTCGCGCTGCATGGCTAGACATCTCCTGCAAGATCTGAGCCTTTGCAGAGACAAGCAATGGCAAACGTATGCAGTTCACTGACTGCGCTACCATGCACCTGCATCGATCTGCATAGTGCTTTGCCCTCTATGGCATTTTCTACCTTGTCCACATACTGGAGTCAGGTGGATTCCTCCCACTGCATCCACTGAGGGTGCTAACATGGCTGTGCCCTGCCTCTCGGCAGCAATGGCAGCCTTGAGTCCTTCACCTCATCCTGACCAGCACGCGGAGACGGTCGACGCCGCCAGCTAGGCTGAAGGTGGCGCGATATGCCTGCCTCCGTCGGCATTGTTCCGTTGCGTGCTCCAATCAATtcatccaaaaataaaaaaaactgaccTGCCGGCCGAGGTTGTCGATGCCGCCAGCTAGCCCTAATGTGGCGCGACGTCCCGGTCACACTATTGCGTTCAATGCAACATGTCCGCCCATAAAAATTAAACTTGCCTCTAGGCCGAGGTGGTCGATGCCGCCAGCTAAGCGGATCCTTGTGACACTGTTAATGTCGCATGTTTGTGCACCAACTAGTTCACCTAAAAGTGTACTCCTAAACGAGAACGCAATAATTCTGGTGCATGATTGGTCAGAAGTTGCTTATACCTACATGTATATATAAGTGTGTGCGTGTGCATTGGCGTCCATTACATTAGTGCCTACTGTGTATATGGTACCTACATGGTATTATGGTTTCTCTGGAACATATGCTGAGGTAAAGGTCCAGAGTATGCAGTAGCAACAGTCAAGTCAGCTAGCCGACCAtgacctgcatcacctgccgatgaCTATTTCAGGCGAGTACTATATGGGGAAACTGTTCATTCTTCGTTCAAGTCGATCAATCATTGGAGTCATGGAGGGAGAAATGGATTTCACGTGTCTACGGCCATTACTCAACACGTCCGAAATCATGAAACTTGTTACTTTTTTGTTCCGATAGTGGTTTATGGCGGTTTCTTTAATGGAAATCTGTGTGAAGAAAGATTTTTTTTCCAAAGATGTACTGAAATGATAATCAAACTTGATTTAGCAATTGCTAGTTTTTTAGAGATCCACAAGTACCCCCTCCATTCTAAAGTAAATGCTATTTATAGTTTCAACACTTTGAGCACCAATATGTGCATAAGGTAACTATTTGCACTGGTCATACTAAACATAAACAATGAACAAGTAGGTTGTCATCAAAAGtactttattttccttttttttttgctaACATGAGCTACAGAAAAAGTGGTCAAATGTATTATGTCTTGGAACCA
It contains:
- the LOC119335451 gene encoding uncharacterized protein LOC119335451, yielding MPSGGRRLPPWTSPRGAAEAVPQRRSPCTPAGSGNHVTPPLSAGCCSYRVTPPVSGGGCSRPPRAPPAVDSPYLRAKQAQLIEKDPNKAVPLFWAAINSGERIESALKDMATVLKQANRAEEAIEAIRSFRDRCPNEAQESLDNILLDLYKKCGRTKEQIEMLTVKLRMVDEDLASGRWKAKLSKSHGRVVYLSLRDEKARLLGNLAWAYMQSENYEEAEMLYRQALAMEADYNKECNLAICLMKMGKVAEAKYLLQPIPYNCKDENHLRSFARATEMLRELESQTLPSPITQMKSKDSQILLAADVESLEYLHPQIFSSSSTQLNYEELQASVSVHTEKREDCNSQVLPSPVTQLKRKGPQIMVATDEEKNGQSLQEYQYLSRLFNDAATPQSQLEKLRKRLVRKDRPNISTKNQVQTPSSAECLPNPNGTMDASENAVQEGLVDGGRKAWADMVEEDEQQLGDGKNTSAQGESSKDASEQRDKTSSSSQGSSSLKTPVAGVPRQSSSAGSWRRNDSRMSTDENVNRSFARTAPAWKQQKVQDHSNRVCQMLNTMHLNEKAQGTKQTPWRSSAAQRSLFHSHVPFGDNGHSQGANHTEATNRWPKNAASTRPWRPQNRLRVFQEITNEMKQNVA